The segment GAAATCATGCTCTAAAGTAGTATTAACTAAGACCTTATAAACAGTTCTTCCCTCAAACTTAAAAGGATATGGATTTTTTTTATTCTCAACTTTATCAGCTTCAATTTTAAAAAACTCCGGATTGATTTCTTTTAAATTGATTCCTTGCAATTGTTTATCATCAGTATTTACTTCTGGTCTGGGTTCTGAAGGATCAAGAGGGATAACATCTCCTTGATATTTACGGTCTTCTTGATAAATTCTAGGTTTATATTCAAGCCCCTTTTCCAGACATTCAATCTCAATACTTTTTGTAATAAAATCACCAATATGCGAAAGAGGATATTTAGCAATGAGAATTTGTATTAAGAGATTTTTTCTATCGGGCATAAGATTAAGTTTTTGCCTAAAATGAAAATCAATATGAGGATTATTCTCATCTAATATCTTATCTTTATCTGAGTATAATATCTCCCATAATCGTGGTATTGGGTTAGGTGGTGGCACCAATTTCTCACCGAGACGTATCATTGCATAAGTTTTTCTTTCAGCTATTCTGTATTTTGTGCCTTCTACATAATTCGGATGATCTTTTAATAACTTAATGGTCGCATACACATCAATAGAATCTCCTACATAGATTTTGTCTTTGGATACACTTATTTCTATTTTTATAGGTGCTTCTGGATGAGTCGGTTTTGCAACTAATATGTTAATGCATAGAAAAGTAAGCATTAATAATATTGCTCCTCTTCCTAATATTGAATTTACACTTTTGTTCAACATAATAACTCCTTTATGTCTAATCATTTTTTTTTCGTTTTATTATTAACAATATTTTTTGGCATAACACCAAAATTCCTATTTTATCAGTTAACACATTTCATTTGTTTCATTAGGGTCCGGGTCTCTAACGGGATTGGAGCTTAATTTATTTAGTTCCATTTAAATATTTTCTTTTCAAATTTTTTAATTAATCAGTTATCAAATTTACTAAAACTCGAATTAATTCTCCTGTAAAAACTTTTGCCTTTCTGTTCAAAAAAAAGAACAGAATGGCATAATCAGGTAAATTTGTTTTTTCCAAGGATAATGTATTTTTTTCGTATTTTGTAAAATTTATTATATGTTTGTAATCCGCCGGGAGGAGGACAAGTTTTTCTTATATCGCTTAAGTAATGAAAAAATGTGATGGTGGTAAATAAATTAAAAAAATTGTGTGCCGTAATTCTAACGAAAAAAAACCCCTTTACTCACAAATGTAATGTGAGAATAAAATTTAATTCTATACTCTTCAAACATTCTCATAAACTAAACCTCTGAATTTACACAACTTTATCCATAAGAAAATTAATAAATTTATCTTTTTGCATATTTATTCCTTTTGTAAATTTTAGTTGAACAGTTTATCCAATAAAGACATTGGGGGATTTTGCTTGTCAAATATTTTGGAAAATTAATTTTAAATAAGGTGGATTTTTTCATTTGTATCCACAAATTTTCCGGCATTCATCATATTCTTCTCCTGTATATTGGTCCAGGTAATATTTTACCCTGGTATCTCCATTGTTCTTTCTGAAATCAAAATGTTCCACATCAACCCCTGTATCAATTATACCAATTAATACGTTTTCACCTGTAATATCCTGATTATTAGCAATATATGAATCAACCACATATAAATCATCGCTTCCTGCTCCACCAGCGCTAACATCTAATTCTTCTTCTACAGGAACTGAACCCACAACATAATCCACTAAAGGATGTTCAAGAATATTTTTCCATTCTGCCAAAGGTATATCTGCTCCAATAAAATTATTAATCCCAAAAGATATTCGGACATTATCTTTACTATTTAAAAATGTCCTTACTTCTTCTGCATGACCCTCCTGGACACATACAACAACGGATACCATTTCAATATCATTTTTATAGAAAGTCTCTGAAAAACCATATTCAACATTAACTCTTTGAATCTCCTCTGCAAATAAAACTGAAAAACCCAATAAGAAAATAATTGCAAATAATATTATCCTTTTCATTTTTTGTATCTCCTTTTTTTGATATTTGGAACTCAAAAAGCTTCATATTTTTTAATTGCTTTGATTAACATCTTTAATATCCATCATCCTTTCCTTATGTAATCCACCAAACAAGATTCTATACCCGATGTATCGGGATCTCGGAGCTTTCAAATATTACACAAGGATGGTAGATAACCCATCAATTTACATTAATGACTAAATTTTTATTCATTTTAAAATTTTTATAATTTGCCATACTTTATTACAGAGCCTAATGTTTTGGTATATATAGATCCTTGAATATTTTTGAGGAGTAACTATATCTCTTAAGTAAACTTAAATCCCATTCTGGAAGAAGAGAATCAACTACAGTAAATTTAAGAGTAACATCTTTTTCAAAATTTGAATTTACAAGTATATCGTAAACATCCATTTTTAGATTTGGAATAGATACAATTGTAACTGCATAAATATCAGGATATACTTCTGCTGTGAAGTGTCCCAGAGAATCTGTCTGAATATAAGTCAGGTGATGTTTTGCTGAAAGAAAAGATAATTCAAATGATTCAATTTCATGATTCGTAAGTTTTACTTCTCCAGAAATCTCAATTTTTTTATCGGGTTTAACAAAAGTATTTACATAATCAGCATAAGGAATGTTTTGTGAAAAACCATAAGAGTATGGATAGAATCCTTTTTCTTTATAAGGTTTTATCTCTGAAAGAGTTTTATATACTACTAAACCATAAGTATAAGTAACATACATTGGAGTATTAAATAATGTAACATGGTCTTCTATTATCTCTATTGGATGTGAATATCCTCCGCTTATTTCCGTAAATACCAGAGAATTAGGTCTATTATCAGTGTCAAGAAAAACTAAAATATCCTTTTGTTCTGCCGTATACTTATTATTAAATTCTTCTAATACTATATCATCTAATTCGAATTTAAATCTATCAGATATTGGAACTATTTTGGGTTCTTTTACATCTATTGGTATTTTCTTTTTTTGTTTCTCAGAGGTCATATAACTTGTTACGGTTTCTACAAATATTTTATATTCACCTTCAGGAAGCCAGCAGGAAAACTCACCGTTACTCTCAGTAAAGAAACTCTCAACAGTATATCTTCTTTTAGTTTCCGGATGCTTAAATGTTACAGAAACGATGTATATTGAATCAACATGACAAAATCCCTTTAACATTCCTTTATGTTCGGACTTCCAGTCTAAAAGTAATTTATTAATACGCTTTTCTTGTAAATATGTATTATCATCACGGAGTCCACAAATCTCAATCTTGTCGTTTAACTTCTTTTTTAACTTTTTTACCAATTTTAAAGGAGTGATGGTAGCAATATACTGGTCGTTACCTGTAATTAGTTTTACTTTCTTGTTATTAAGAAATTTTTTCACCTGCTTTTTTGCATCTTCGCCATACTTTATAAATGCTGTAGTCATTTCAGTATTGTTTTCAATATAAGTTTTATAGTGCCAATCAGAGATATCATTAGCTAATAAAACTAGAGGTAAAAATAAAATAATAATTAAAATTCTTTTTAATAACATAATTTCCTAAATTTATCTTTTTGCATATTTATTCCTTTTGGAAATTCTAATTGAACAATTTATCAAAAAATACATTGGGGGACTTTCTTGTTAAATATTTTGGAAAATTATTTTTAAATAAGGTGGAAGAGAACCAATAACATAGTCTACATAAGTGTAGTCTAAGATATTTTGCCATTCTGCCAGAGGTATATCTGCTCCAAGAAAATTATTAATTTCAAAAGATATCCGTACATTTTCTATGCTATTTAACAATGATTTTACCTCTTCTGAACGACCTTCCTTGGTGCATACAACGACAGATACCATTTCAATATCGTTTTTATAGAAAGTCTCTGAAAAACCCTGTTCAAGAGTACATATTTGTTTAGATGGTACTATTAATTTTCATCAAATATAATCAAATATTTTAAAAACCATAAACTGTAACAAATGCAATTATTATCCAGCAGAAAACTACAAAACTGCAAGTGCTTGCATAATACAGGAGTGGTTTTTCTGTTAGAAATGAAATGTCTCTATTTTTTAAGCGAGAACCAACTAAATAACCGAGTGGAAATAAAAAACCGGGGAAAAGAATCCACGAAATACCTTTATCAATAAGATAGGAAATAAATCCGCTCAAATGTGTATAGGCAAGCAGATTTTGGCAGGGAGCTAGAATCTTACCTAAAAAATAAAAACTAATGGCAGTTGTAGCTCCTGCTGTGGCTCCTGTAAAAATTCGCCCGAGTGGTCTTTTGTTGTGTTCCGGCTTGACAAGTAAAGTTATAATAGCCAATGATGCTCCAATTAAGAGGACTGCCAGACAAGAATTTGCTTTACACATTACCGAAATTTGCAGAAGCGGAACAACTAATTGCTTGCTCAAAATCGTTACAAACACAATTCCGATAAATAACAAAGGCTTTTTCAAGTAAGCATAAGCTACGCCTAATATTCCTGCACCGATACCAATAAGTATTCCTGAGCGATATGGGATTCCTGCAATTCTCAATAAATGGCTAAAAACAACTTCTGATAGTCCCCAGATCGAGCCTAAAATTGCGATGAAAATTATAATATCAAGATACTTAAATTGCTTTTTATTCATACTATCCATAAACCTTTTCGATATTCATTTATTTTTTACATACTTTTGTAATTGTTTAGAATATTTGTCAAGAAAGAGAAAAGAATTTTAAGCATGCCCTTATTTTTTTGGGAGTAAAATATCCGCTTGCCTCGTGTCCGCCAGCCGGCGGATTATCTGTTTTATTTCCACCGGGTTACTTTTGAGAATGTCGCACCTACGGTGCTTTATTTCCGTTTATTCACTGAACATAAGGCTGACGCCTTATGCTACAAATATGTCGCACCTCCGGTGCTGATTTGAAATGTGATTTTTTCCGTGTATTTAGTGTATTTCGTGGTCATTTTTTATCTTTTCACTTCTCACTTTTCCCTTCTCCCTTTTTCACTTTTCACTATTTTCTTGCTCAATATGCTTTCGGAAAAGAACTATTTGTTTTTTAATCTCAAGATGAGCCAACCCTCCTCCAAATAAGTAGGAGATTGCCAAAGCAATGTAGATGCCTATCTCTCCATAAAATTTTGAGGCAAGTAAAGCTAAGGGAAGATACAATACAAATAGCTGAATAATTATCAACCCGATTGCATGAAAGGGTTTGTTCAGCACATTCAATATTGTTGTGCCGATCTTGAGAACACCTTGAGCACCATAGGTAATCGGCACAATTTTGATATACATTGTAATTGTGTTGATCACCGCAGGATTTTTGCTGAATAACAATGCAAGTGGTTTGGCAAATATAAAAAATATTCCGGCAAGGATGATTCCGGCAATGAGTGAAAATATTTCACCTGTTTTTCGTCCTGTATTCACCCGCTCGAATTTTTTTGCACCAACATTCTGCCCGATGAAAGGTCCCATAACCGAAGCCAATGCACCGGTGAAAACAAAAGCAAAAAATTGGATTTTTGATGCGACACCATAGCCGGCAACCGCTTCTGCTCCGTAGGTAGATAATAATTTGATAATTATTGCGGATGCGAATGGTAGGGTCATCTTTATTAGTGAATTTGGTATCCCGATATATAATATTTTTTTCCACGATTCCAAAATGTTCTTAAGCGGGACTTTTACAAAAGTGATGACTCTTTCACGAAAACACAACACATAAATTGCAACTAATCCGGTTATAGAACGACCAATTACTGTAGCAATCGCAGCACCTTTAACGCCCAATTCGGGAAATGGACCGATTCCGAAAATCAAAAGAGGATCTAAAATAATGTTCACAATAGCGGCAACACCCATTATCAGACCGGGAATTTTTGTATCTCCCATTGCCCTTATTATGTTGTTGCCTATCATCGGAATGGTTACGGCTATCAATCCGAAATACCAGATGACCATATATTCTTTGATATAAGGTAAAACATTTTTTCCTGCTCCAAGCAGTTTGAATAACGGTTCGATGGTTAATTCGCCAATTATGAGAAAGGGAACTACCAAGCATAGTCCGAGCAAAATACTATCTGTGCCGAGACGTTTCACTTTTTGATGATTTTTTTCACCGACTACTTTTGAGATGACAGCAGCTGCTCCCAGCCCAATACCTATCGCTATGCTATTTATCACCAAAATAACCGGAAAGATGAAAGAAAGGGCAGCCAACTGATTTGAGCCCAATTTGCTTACGAAAAATGTGTCAGCAAGATTGAAAATCACCATTCCCATCAAACCGAAAACCATCGGTATTGTCATTCGGAATAGCTGATTAGGAATATTTCCTTCTGTTAAAATTGCTTTTTTGATTTTTTCCATAAATATTACCTTAAAAAAAATATTTGATAAATGAATAAAATATTATGAATTCACCCCACAATGATAAAAATATTTAAGATGGCTATGCCTGATAAACTGAATGAAATTAATAAATACCACTGTATCCGTCTAAAACAGTGTCAAGGGATTTCACTTTTTGATAATTTTCACAGCGGATTGGGATTTAAAAATTACTCAAGTGCTAGAGAAAATCCACTTCATAAAATCCAAAATCATTCCAAATTATCTTAGCAAAACCATCTTATTTATACAAAAATTCTCATCGCCTAATTCTACTTTATAAAGATAAACACCTGCAGGAACTTTTTTGCCTCCGGAATCTTTTCCATCCCAAACAGTCTTGTTAATTTTAAATTTTGAATTATGAATTTTGAATTGCCTTACGATCTGTCCTCTAATATTATAAATCTCAACTTGTGAAACTTCTTCCGAATTTGTGGCTTCACCAAAATATATAGTAGTTGAACTACTGAAAGGATTTGGATAATTGAAAGATTGGATCGAATTTTGGGGCTGAACATTTCCTCCCACAGAATTTTCAGAATAAAACGCAGCATCACAAGGAGCGATGCCCACAGTAATGTCGGTAATGAAAACTTCATCAGCAGAATAAATGTGAACTTGTCCGTTATTTACCCAATCAAGAGCATCACCGAGATATATATTCCCCGCGGAATCGAATGTTACAAATGAACCGCCGGCTGCAAACAGGTTATTGAACGGATAAATTATGGAAAGGGTTTCCACATCATAAGCCATAAATCCTTGCCCCATTCCATCCCCGAGATATGCTGTTCCGTTAGGGTGAATATTGATTCTCGTTGGTGAACCGCCAATTTCGATAATGGAGATATTGGAATAATCCTGCAAATCAATTATATGCATTTCTCCGCTGATATTACTATAATTTCCAGTGCAAACAACGTGTAAACGCTCCTGAGCATCAATCTTGGCAAATTGCGGATTATTTCCCACATTGATTGTTTCTATGACAATGTCCGTTTCCGTGTCAATAACTGAAACTGTACCGTTTGGCGAACCGTAGCAAGTATTCAAAGCATAAATTCTGTTTTCATGATAGTAAATTCCCTCCGGACCATTTCCAACATTTAAAGAATTTGTAATTTCGTAAGTTGTCGGATTAAATACGTAAATCATATTTGTAAAAAGTCCGGATACATAGCCCTTTTCTCCATCGGGCAGAAGCGTCATCCAGTAAGGATTCGAGCCGTTCGGACATTGAATATAACCGCTGGTTGTTTCGGTTTCCATGTCTATAACCTGAATATTATGCTCACCAGAATTTACCACATAAGCGATTCCTTCATTAATAAATATCTGGTTTGCATATTGCCCCACATTTAGAAAATTATTGATCACTTCTCCCGAATCCGGGTCGTACTTGGAGAGGGATTCACTGTTGCTGTTTAGGATATACAACGTTTCAGCGCAAAGAATTTGCACGAGCATTAGTAATACAATTAGTAGAGTAACTGTTCTTTTCATCTTTTTCCTTCTTTCTTATATTTGTTTTAAATGAGATGTGACAAACCATTTCGTGACACAACTTGAACTTGGCACGGAATGGTCCGTGCCAACTCTCAAATTCCGAATCCGCCGGCTTGCGGATCCAACTGACAGCTTGCAAGCCGATAATTTGGCACGGAATGGTCCGTGCCAACTCTTATATTAATCATACGACAATTTTTAATTTCACTCCGAATTCGCTTCCGGAACTCGGAATATTCCGATAAATTTCATAGCTTTCATCAAAAATATTTCGGACAGATAAAACGGCTATAAATTGGATTTTCTTTAATCTTTTTTTGAAATTCAGATTTGCATTACAAGTTAGGTAACCATCTAATTTCACATTATTATCAAAGGAAGCATATTGTTTTCCCAGCTTTGAAAGGGAGAAATTTATTTTGAACTCATTATAAGAAAATTCAATTTTCCCGTTAATCTTATGGAGAGGTTTATAAACCAAAAATTTATTATAATGATCGGAATCAGCGGATTTGTTTAGCGGTAAAAATTTTGATGAGCTGCCTGAAAAGGAAAACCAATCGCAAAAATGTAATTCCAGATTAGCGGAAATTCCGGAAATTTCCGCATCAGCGAGATTATCGGGTGTCCATATTCCCAAAGCACTTTGATGCCAATAGATTAAATCATCAATTCTGTTCGAAAATCCGGAAATTGCAATGGAAGCGAAATATGGTTGCCAGCTTAATTTTGTGCTGATAGAACGTGATTTTTCCGGATTTAGATCGGGATTTCCCATTACTCTGGAATCTCCTTTCCAAAACAGAGAAGTAAATTCCGGCATCCGAAATGAATTACCTGCATTTATTGAGAGAGTTGAATTTTCCAAAAATAGAGGCTGAATTTTTGCCCCTACGGTTGCAGAAAACAGATTGCGTTCTTCCAAAACAGAATCAAAACGGAGGGCAGAATTTAGATCAAATTTAATTTTCCCTATCTGATTTGAATAAGTCGCAGAATTTGCAAGATAGAGAAATTTACGAATTTTCAGCGGAATAGACTCCTCAATTGAATTTGAAATCAGATTGTCAAACTTATACGTTTCGTAACGAAATCCTGCAAAATTATTGTTTCTGAAATTCTGCCAAAACTTCTCCCAATTTAATTTCGTCTCAAACATCTCTGTGATATTCTGAGAATCATATTTGAAAAAATAATTATCGGTTTCCAAATTTTTGTAATGGCTTTTCTGATTTTGATAAAAATTTCCCCATCGGATTGAAGTATTGTGTAAATTAAACTCGGCATCGTATTTGAGATGAAAAAGCGATGAGACTGCGTTTGCGTGCAGATAGTGCATATAATCGGTTGTCTGACCTGGAATTCCTTTTCTGTCTTTTTGGAGAAATAGAGAGAAATTATTCACAAAATCATAATTCCATTTCCTGTTTATTTTCAGATTAACCGATTTATTTTCATTCACGTTATTTTGCCGTCTGACCTTTTGATTCTCAATTTCATTATAATAAAAAAAGTCATTTTGGGAATTTTCATAATTTAAATTAAGCAGGAATCCAAATTGCCCGAGATTAAATTTTCCTTGATAATTACCAATATATTTGTCCCAGCTTCCACAAAAAACAGAAATTGAATGCCCCTCACTTTTTTGCGATGCGGTTTTTAGAATAAAATTTATAATCCCACCGATTGCAGAGTTCCCCACTAAAGCTGAGCCATCGTTTTTTACAACTTCAATGCGGTCTATCATTTCGACGGGAATTTTCCCTACGGAAAAAACTCCCCCACCGCTATTTACTTTTACTCCATCAATCAGGATCGCTAACTGTTTCGGATCACAGCAATTTAACGAAACATTTTTTTCACCTTTGCTATCCTCACGCAAAATTATCCCGCTATTCATTTCCAAAGTGCTAAAAATATCTGTTCTGTCCTGATCACCCACCTTAAGAATTTCTACATTGATCTGATGAGAAGTCAACGAATTTTTTTTCTCTCCTTTCACTTCGATTCCCCTGATGGGGATGGGAGAAGTTTTTAGAAAAATTGTTATCGGTGAATTTGAAGAGAAAATATTTTTTACAATTTTGGTTTTGTATCCCAAAGCTGAAATTTGTATTGAAACGTTTTTTTGATCCGTTTGCAAAGTGAATTTCCCATTTTCATCGGTTAAAGTAATTTCAGGGGGAGTAATTATCTCAACCCGAGCGTATTTTACGGGAAAGTTTTTGTCCTTGCTAATTATTCGTCCGTAAATCTCAGCAGAGCAAATTCCGTTGATAAACAGGAACAGCAGAAATGCTAATAGTCTAATTTTTCTCATTTAATCCTACGCGTCCTGTTTGTAATTGTAAATTATTCCCGGTTTATTTGTAAATGGGTTTCGGGTGGTTTTGATCGGAATTTGAAAAGTCTTGGATAAATTTTCCGAATGCAAAACATTTT is part of the Candidatus Cloacimonadota bacterium genome and harbors:
- a CDS encoding MATE family efflux transporter → MEKIKKAILTEGNIPNQLFRMTIPMVFGLMGMVIFNLADTFFVSKLGSNQLAALSFIFPVILVINSIAIGIGLGAAAVISKVVGEKNHQKVKRLGTDSILLGLCLVVPFLIIGELTIEPLFKLLGAGKNVLPYIKEYMVIWYFGLIAVTIPMIGNNIIRAMGDTKIPGLIMGVAAIVNIILDPLLIFGIGPFPELGVKGAAIATVIGRSITGLVAIYVLCFRERVITFVKVPLKNILESWKKILYIGIPNSLIKMTLPFASAIIIKLLSTYGAEAVAGYGVASKIQFFAFVFTGALASVMGPFIGQNVGAKKFERVNTGRKTGEIFSLIAGIILAGIFFIFAKPLALLFSKNPAVINTITMYIKIVPITYGAQGVLKIGTTILNVLNKPFHAIGLIIIQLFVLYLPLALLASKFYGEIGIYIALAISYLFGGGLAHLEIKKQIVLFRKHIEQENSEK
- a CDS encoding TonB-dependent receptor is translated as MRKIRLLAFLLFLFINGICSAEIYGRIISKDKNFPVKYARVEIITPPEITLTDENGKFTLQTDQKNVSIQISALGYKTKIVKNIFSSNSPITIFLKTSPIPIRGIEVKGEKKNSLTSHQINVEILKVGDQDRTDIFSTLEMNSGIILREDSKGEKNVSLNCCDPKQLAILIDGVKVNSGGGVFSVGKIPVEMIDRIEVVKNDGSALVGNSAIGGIINFILKTASQKSEGHSISVFCGSWDKYIGNYQGKFNLGQFGFLLNLNYENSQNDFFYYNEIENQKVRRQNNVNENKSVNLKINRKWNYDFVNNFSLFLQKDRKGIPGQTTDYMHYLHANAVSSLFHLKYDAEFNLHNTSIRWGNFYQNQKSHYKNLETDNYFFKYDSQNITEMFETKLNWEKFWQNFRNNNFAGFRYETYKFDNLISNSIEESIPLKIRKFLYLANSATYSNQIGKIKFDLNSALRFDSVLEERNLFSATVGAKIQPLFLENSTLSINAGNSFRMPEFTSLFWKGDSRVMGNPDLNPEKSRSISTKLSWQPYFASIAISGFSNRIDDLIYWHQSALGIWTPDNLADAEISGISANLELHFCDWFSFSGSSSKFLPLNKSADSDHYNKFLVYKPLHKINGKIEFSYNEFKINFSLSKLGKQYASFDNNVKLDGYLTCNANLNFKKRLKKIQFIAVLSVRNIFDESYEIYRNIPSSGSEFGVKLKIVV
- a CDS encoding T9SS type A sorting domain-containing protein encodes the protein MKRTVTLLIVLLMLVQILCAETLYILNSNSESLSKYDPDSGEVINNFLNVGQYANQIFINEGIAYVVNSGEHNIQVIDMETETTSGYIQCPNGSNPYWMTLLPDGEKGYVSGLFTNMIYVFNPTTYEITNSLNVGNGPEGIYYHENRIYALNTCYGSPNGTVSVIDTETDIVIETINVGNNPQFAKIDAQERLHVVCTGNYSNISGEMHIIDLQDYSNISIIEIGGSPTRINIHPNGTAYLGDGMGQGFMAYDVETLSIIYPFNNLFAAGGSFVTFDSAGNIYLGDALDWVNNGQVHIYSADEVFITDITVGIAPCDAAFYSENSVGGNVQPQNSIQSFNYPNPFSSSTTIYFGEATNSEEVSQVEIYNIRGQIVRQFKIHNSKFKINKTVWDGKDSGGKKVPAGVYLYKVELGDENFCINKMVLLR